CGTCCTGTCAACCCAGGGATTCAGTTCTGTTGCGCAAAATAGAGAAATTGAATAGTCAACCAAGAAATAAATAACCCTTTTGGCTTTCAAAGGAAGAACATAAACATAGGAAGAAGAGCAAAAGAGGAATAGtaggaaaaaaatcaaatcttttaCTGCACAGAACATAAGCAAAACTAACACCATGCTACAATCATACTTTCCTTAGATGCATCCATGAAAGTAAGCATATAAGCTTGAGAAAATATATTAGATGAGATAGAAAACTAAAGAAAGAAGAATCGGGCAAAAAGAAACCAAAAGAAAGATGTGATTATAAAGATGAAGTCCAATCAATACTAATATTTAATTTGCTCAACTTCAACAATACTAAAATCTAATGAAATCTCTTGCCAGCCTCCAAGAGATAAACTGTTTGAAATATATATGCTTTAACGGTACCCACTTCATTATAGAAAATTAGAACAAAATCCAATACATAAGAAGATGAATACCAAGGATTGTAGCGGGAAatcatgaaaaaaattaagctCAAAACATCATATCTAAGCATATTAGGTTTTTGAAGAccaattttttttcagaaataaaagaagataataactaaaattaaaaaggCACCTTGGTTATCTGTGAGATACCCATCTTTAACCAGCAACATAAGTAGGAACACTAATGAGATTCCCAATTCAAATCACAATGTAACAGACATAAACTAAAAGATTTTAGCAGCAAGGAAGACAATTCATTATCGCAATTAGAATTGTCTAAAAAAAAACGAATAAGATGAAAATGATTTACCTTGCATCAGATCCAGATAGAGATTCCACGGGTTTGGGTGGCTGAGATCTTAAGAGAGGTTTCAAGCCGCAGCAAATCCTCTTGCACTGACCTTTTCAGGTAGAGTTCAATTCAAAGTTGAAGAGAAGAAGATTAAGATGAGAGATGCGTTGTAGAAGACCAAGAAAGAAGTACAACAGATGGATTTTGGTGTTCTTCTAGCAGAGAAGTGAAAATTTAGATACAAAtccaattttttattatttctctttctaAGATAAGATGTCTGACCTCAGCACCTTTTTCAATACAAATTTTTGAGTTTGTTTAAAATCAATAAGATAAGATATAAGATGAGTAAGACAGAAAACTGGAGAGGGAAATTCAAAGATACAGAGCGGGAactaaaaagaagaagaaaacttaAAATAATCCAAAAATTTGAGAGAAGGACACGTAACCCAGTTAGGGGTTTCTTTTCTTAGAGTATATTGATGAATGCCCAGAAGTCGAGAAAGACAACATGATAGGAGTGATGGTTTTCGATAGTCACAATTTGCAAAGTCAGAAAAGGAACATGAACTACAATTATGACAGTTTGAAATTGCCACAAATAGTGCTTTTTCTTTAACATTGCAAATCGTCGAGATAGAAAACCTCCACAATTTACAGTTGTCTCCTAGTTGTCGCAGAATTGTATATCTAACACTCACTTTCCATTTATTTTGAAACAGAAATCAAATTTCAAGATGATTCCTAAATATATCTATATAACCATCCAAAAGTATTTTTACCTCATGAGAATTTTGATTCTACACACACTTAAGTGGTTTGAAGTGGAAACCCTATAGGTCACGTATTTTGTATATGGTAAAATTTAGACCGTCTTTGTTTTTCCTTGATCAGATTCATTCCATTACATATTTCCATTCTATCACGTGTCAAAGAAGAAGATTGTAATTCATTTGAGTGAAACATggtaaagcaagagcaattcatATAATCAGTAAGGGAACTATTTTGATTACAAATTCGTTTCAGATATCATGTTAAACTAAACTAGGTCACAAAAAACAGCCAATGGAGAAATCTCCAATGTCTCATGTACAAAAAGTTGCTCCCTATCATCCCTGGCTTTCATACAAGTACTAAAACTAGAACCAAAAGATTCATTCAATACCATCTGGCTTTTCATCCCATCTACTCTTCCTCCTTCGGCTACGGACACTCCGGGGAGCACAACGTGTCAACAACTCTATCTGTTTATGTAATGGTGGAAGTGCAAAGTAGACAAGCCCCCCGCCGTCACCGTCGCCATTGCTACCAATCAATCCATGGAAAGGTTTACGCCTACGGCATGGAACATTTTCAGGTGTTTTTGAGGATTCAATCCCAGAATCTCTCACAACAGTGCTCTCAGCATTACTGGCAAACTTGCTATGACTGCTTCTTTTGACATCATCCACAAGCTTTTGCTCAGTTTTACACTCCGCCCTCATGCCTGGTTCATTTCCTCCTCTATTGGTTGGCACAGGCTTATCtgaaaaaatacaaagagacaaCCTATTGACATTAACAAAAGAAGAATCACAATAGCTTTTCTTAAGCTCTTTCAGAAAATTAGACATTGTTAACTCAATGTGATGGagttaaccaaaaaaattatcttGTATGTGCAAATTAAAAAAAGGCTGAGGCTCTCTTCACATAAAGCTTTGATTTCGAATTTTTGATATTACTTAGTTCCGCTTAATGAATTGAATACCAGCTAAAAAGTCATCAATCTTTAAACAAGATAGATTTATGGTTGATATCCTACTGCTATAAAAAGGGATTCAAATCTTGCTTCTCCTAAGCAGTGACTGAGTAATGTGAGTATATTTCAAATGGGAGGAACTGAAGGAGAATGCAATTACATTACCAGTTTCTAGTTTGCCAGgtgacatttcaaaaaaaaatagtttgcCAGGTGAAGCAGAGTCTTGATCATTGGTTTGAGATGCAGAGTCCAAACCATCATTAGTCTGCAGTAGAGAGTCATGAGCCACCAGGCTAGATGAGCCGATTTCGGTAATCCTGGCTGTCAGCAATAAAGAGTCCTGAGCTACCAGGCTAGACGAGCCGATTTCAGTAATCCTGGCTGTCGCCAATGAAGAGTCCTGAGCGACCATGTCAGAGGAGCCAACTTCAGTATTCCTGGATGTCTCAGCAACATCATGCCTTCTTGCATTATCTTGCAAAGAATCCTCCTTTTTTTGTTTGAAAGATGGAAAATTATATATTAGTCTAAGGAGCAATAAAAAGTAGACTAGTGTTTAATACGCTGTCCAAATGAATCACAATATTTAATTGTTCATCCACCTAGCTGATTTCAATTAAATCAATGTTGTGAAAATTCAAAATTCCACTTGGTTGGACAGCATGAATGAACATTGGGAAAGTAGATACACAACCAATAGAAACAGGGAAGAAGAGATAATAATCAAAACTCTATGGGTAGAGAAAGTAGAATGTCTCCAACTCTCCATAAATGTTACACATTTGGGAAAAAATACCCTTATGGCTTATGAAAACAAGCTAATTACAGCAGTAAGTTATATATTACCAGAACTTCAGAATCTCAAACAAAATTAAAAGGTTAAACCATATGAGTTGGTCAGATATATAGTTTCTTATCAAGTGATGAATTTGGAGGTACTTAAGAAAAATCATATGCCCATCTTTCTTATACTGCACATTAGGCACAAATCAACAAAGGATGTGAATATCATATACTTCTTAACTCAATATGAAGGACACCATAATATCCTTTTCTCTGCACTTCCTAGAGGCTAGTGACCAGAACTTGGCTACATTACACAAGGAGCTAGCTTTACTCTTAGCTTTACCAAACCCCCAAAACAATTAATGTGTAAAATCACAAGCAAATGAAATCACAAGAACATTGACATGTTTACCTTGTCTGGTTCAGAATTTTGTTGTTTTCCAAGAATGGTCTCAATTAGGAGCTTGTAAGAGGCATCTTCAATAAAGGGCCATCCTTGATTTCCTTCATAAACCTGAACAAAACAAAACCCCAACACAAACCCACAACAGATTAAAAGCAAAACCAAAACAATGAAAATTGAAACAACAAGCACTAGTGTGtgtagaagagaagaagaagactaaCATCAAGAAGCTCCTGAACCGTTTCTCGAACGAGTCGTTTCTCAAACCCATATTGAAGCATTGCATCAAGGGCAGCATCCATGCGCGTGGTACCCACCACCCTGTtctgcaaacaaaagaaaactcCATTAACGTTGAGAAAATGACCCAGAACAACAAGGGTAGCTGAAAAACACGTTGGAGAGTAAAGATTGAAACTTTTCAATCAGAAATGGGAACCTTAAcgcaaaaaaatgaaaaaaatgaaaaaattatgctaaaaaaagagaaaaacaaggTCAATGAAAACAGGGGAAAatcgagaaagagagaaaaaaatggaGGTGATGAAGTGAAAGATGGAACCTTTTTGGGTGGTCTTCCTCTGGGTGCCATTGTTGAGCTTTTCTTCTTTCAGCAGAAGGAAGGAActgaaatgaaaatgaaaaaggactggtttttttttttgtgtaatgGTGAAAGATGAAACcatgagagaagagaaaagagactCTGTGTGATGTTTTCTTGCTCACCCTAACAGAGTTGTTCTGAGCTGTGACGATTTGTATTTTGAATGAAAAAGGAAGGACATGCAAAAATATGCAATGCAGTGGTGTCTGTGCCAGAAATGGTACGGCTTCACTTCTTGATAtggaaaatagaaaaataataataatgataagtTAACCCCTCATGTTTCAtacattttatctttctttttattaCACCTCTTTCCATCCCCCAAAGAGTTGAGTTCATTGTTGATTGGGTGGCTAGGAGGCTTGCTTCATGGAAAAAAGGGAAACTGTTGAACAAGGCTAGGAAAGCGGCGTTAGTTAAATCTGTTGTTAGTGCGGTGCCGGTTTACCGTATCCTAAAAAAGAATTTGGCATACTTCTTTTCTTTGCATGGTTCACGTTGTTATGGatgttgttttattttctagGATTCATCTTATTGTTAATTTGAGCACATTTTTTAATGATCAAATGAGAATCTAAATTTATGATATTTATGGTCTGTTTCGACCGCCACCGGCCTAAATGAGCATAAGACCTAATAGCATCTCAGCTGACTCAAAAGGTCTTACAACGTAACTAAGCTAGCATCATAATTCCAAACGACATGACTTAGTTATGAAACATCATTGTCAGCAATGACTGACCGGATCGTTCCAACgcatttaatgatatattgCAAGGTGGATAATGTAATCATTTGTCACTACTCAATTGTGTGTatctttattttataatatatatctcaataataattttatattagttTCAAATTTGATTCCCTCtattttaactaaaaaaaagaCTGAAAAAAAAGGAGCTGAAAGATGGCGTGTAAGGTCAATGGGTCATACGTTGGGCTttcaaaaatgaaagaaaatgacAAAATAAAGAGTCAATGGAGGCTAGGAAAGGAAAGGGGATTGCAGACCTGCTGGAATACCAACCAAAATTGTAGTAGTTTCCGATAATAAAGTGTGAAAGtccaaaaaaaaaccatcaccAAGGAGGGAAATGAGAGGGATAGGACCTGCTGCTTCCCATTTATTGTGAAGAAGTCATGGTAGAGGAGGTGAaccagaagaaaaaaagaggaaGAGCAGAGCAGACAGAAGGTGGAAGGTGGAAGAAGGGATTGGAGACGGGAGATCATTCACTATGTATGTTGATTGTTACTGTGTTTAAGCTGCATATTTTACCTTGCCATCACAATATGCAACCCATGcattaaaagtaaaaacaacTTACTACCTAGCAGCAAATAGCGGATAGCGGTGAGTCCTAAGAGCGCTATTGCGCTACGCTACGATATCCACTATTTCACAACACTGCCCTACTGCATGCCATGCACTCACCTTTAAATGTAAGATTATTTTGAGTGAAAAGTTATCAACAATTACTGAACTCAGCACAATAAAAATAATTGACTAAAAGTTGCTCTTATTCCCTAATTCTCAGTCATCCATTTTCTGTTttaacatatatatttttttaaaattaagttaCTAAATTAATAGGCATTCCGATAATGCAACTGAAACAATCATGTCAGATTTTATAATCTAATCAAGTTTGCTGAACTTTGACTTCTCTCAATGATAATGATACAGTTAAGTAAAACGGCATTCATATGAAAAGAGTGATACTGGTACACTTCAATTGAAGCAGGtaatttttctttctctatATTCCAGATGTTATTGTGCAATGATACACATCAAAATCAAGGGGAGGGGGGTATTTATGACCTCTGTAGTGAGTGTTGACAATGACAATGGGAATTTAAAATCAATGAGGCAGAAAATTGGGGAAAAAATTACTCTATTACCTAAGTTACCTCATTTACAAATCACCTTCAGTCTCCTTCAATTGCCTAAGATTGCAAGCCAATGGACTAAGATGCTTGGGATGCCAATTTTGTTATTATGAGAACTGGTTTAAGTTCATCAGTAGTATCCAACTGTAAATCCATGGAATCATTATCACAAAATTCTGAGTGCTCAAATGATTGATCCACCATGTCTGCAACTTCTTCATTCACATCAAGACTGATATAGTCTGAAAGTTCTTTCTCAAGGTCAAGGTCCTGGTGACTTGAAGCAGCCACCATCATCCCAGGTTCAGAAACATCAACGGGAATAGAACCAAAGTAACGCCCTCTACtgttctgatcttcagatctctttcttttctttcccttGCTTTGTTTTTTGGGGTGGTGAAGCTTGCATTTGGTTCCTTGAACACAGGTTCCTGTTGCTTCAAAGGTAGGACAGACATAGCTATGCTTCTTCAGACACTGAAAACACACATCATAGTGAGATATGTGTGAGATCACAGAGTGAAGAAGATGGAAGCATGTGGATAAGGAAGAGGATAGAGGATAGTTACTGAACAAAGCAAAACATGTCCCAAGTAAGAACTTCCAGAGCAGGGACAATaatttaacaaataacaatataCACAAAGCAATACTGCAGAACAACATCAGAATTAGCAATTTAACAACCAGGGAAAAGAGTTACAGGCTGAAACTGACAATTCATTCTTAATTTATCAAATCAAATTTGATGAAAGTCCAGATTGAATTTATAAGAACCATACAACAACTGTAAGCGCAATAAACCATATCTTAAGACTCCCTGTTCTAGAAATACAGAGGCGTACTGAAAACTCGAATGcacaaaaaatttatttatttagtggTGGTAAATAGAGGGAAAAGTTCAACATTCACATTATCTAGTAGTCGAAGAGGAAATTGAACATGAATGTGTTGAAAACTGTAAATGAGAAAACTGATTAACATTGATTTGTAAAAGCTACAGATTCAAGAGATTACATCAGTATTTATAGAAGAGCACTTAGCTTGTTGATCAAGCTAACAAtcctaactgattctgttatgaCAGCTGTTATGACAGCTCAGCATAACTAACTATGACAGCTAACCATAACTAACACTATAGCTGACTGTATACACAGTCAGCAAGCTAACTAACAGTAGCTTCTCTTACACGTTACATAGTGTACTCTAATAGAATGGTTAATACTTAATACCTCATTCCCATCAGCACAATAACCCTTAAGAAACCCTTCACAGATAGATGCCTTAGGGTTCACATTGACATGTCTATATGGGCAATTTCTGTTTGTGCATAAACCTGCAATGAAACTTGTCAGAACCGTGTGTTTATATTATTCGCTTGATGAAAGACAAAACTTTATATAATGCACCttgaaaaaaataagaacaatCTGGCATCCGCTCTTGAATGACCTGCATGACAAATCAATTAGACTCAATCTTTAAACCAAGAAGTAATATCAGCGGACCACATTCAATTCGTTGGAATCCATATATTACAAAACCTTATGGGTCAATTTGCAGTTGGGAGTAGAACATAAACCATTCAAGAACTTAGTACAGACAGCAACTTTTGAGGGATCATGAATATAAGGACACTTCCCTCCATCCTTGTTACATTTTCCAAATCTTGTGAAAAACTGGCAATACTTCTGCTTTCGAGCAAACCGCTGTCTGGCAGTGTGCAAGCTCCATCTAACTTTTTCATTTGCCAATTTTCGAGTTCGTTTCTTTGGGTCTCTGATAAGCTGGTTACCATTACCGATTCGGACATATCTACAAATATcgatgaaaatttgaaaatcatTGGAATGCACAAGTGTATAAGGATGAattaaactgaaaaaaaaaattatacaatccTCTCCCTGCTATTCACCTACTTCTTTGTAAGCTTCTTGTTAAACAAGACAAGCAACATTGATGAAATTCGACACTACCAGAAAGATAAAAGCCAATGAAAAAGAACAATGCACATACTCATCATTCCCAATCACTAATCTCCTTGGAACATAAGCTCTTCTGGCAGCCGAACCTGAAGAGATAGAGGCAGAGGAAAGGGATTCATCGTCTACAGGAGAATTAAGAGAAACTTTGTAAGATTAATATAGTGATAGAACCTACTAACTTGCCGGTAAGAAAACAACATAATGATACTAAAGGGACAAGcagaaaataaatgaaataacaaAAAGGCCGTAATTTTGATGTATAAAAAGGGAAGGAGCTTAATGATTTTCAGTATTTGACGTCAAACCCTCTCCTTGTCTAAAAAGAATCAACACATCACAGACTAATAATTTACAAGTACTATATACAAAATCAGCCTTCAGTAGAAAACGTGAAGGCTCCAAGTATGAAACCTTTGCATTTTCATGGTCTGAACCATtatataatgtaaaaaaaaacattatataCTCATAACTTTAATCCAAAAGAATTTGATTGTTCTTTACATCATTTCGGAAGGCAAATATTCAATTAACAAACCCAGAAACCTTGGAAGCAGTAAATGTCAGCACTATTTTCAGAATGGAACTGGCCACTGAATCCGTCAAAAGAATGATTTCAGGTTTAGAAGGTCAAAAGGGTTAAgtcttgtgtgtgtgtgtgtgtgtgtgtgtgtgtgcgcatATCTATTATACAAACATGAAACAATATCTAAGAAAAATATAATGCACATGCTAAAGTgctaaaataaaagaaaatatagaAATATATTATCACATAAGCTAgtatcaaataaaaatattatactaATACTAGTATGATCACCCACTAGTCTCACAAAAATAAGCAAAAGGTCAAGAGGAGAAACTTCACATTGGACATAGTAGCCTAACTCCTATTGCGATACAAGCTCCTCTTTCTCataaaatgaacaaattaagaaATGAAATGCTGACTGCTGAATTTTGGGTTATAAATTGGGAACCAAATAATTGATCTAGtaaaaaaaactcacaaaaataagaaaaaatgaaaTGGTAGAACCATGACCTATTCATAGGGAAGGGTGATTCAAGACTAAAGTTCTAGCTTTTTACAGATTTTTTAGGGCCAATTGCACCTGTAGGGAGGGGTGATTCAAGACTAACTTTCTAGCTTTTTACAGATTTTTTAGGGCCAATTGCACCCGTCAGAGGATCAGTTCCCAGTTATCCTTAAGTGATAGGAACCTCCTCAATTGTAGAAACTGGTTACAGAAATCAGCAACGGAAATTGGAACAAGATAGAAAAAAATAGCAACTAGGATAGCTCTTTGAGAGGCTAGCTTCCTTCCAAATCCCACTCTTCCTGATGAATTATCCCTTCTCTCCCCTCTTTCCGAGCCTCGTTTTATATTTCCTTAATCCCATACTGGGGTCTGCAATCCCCTAGTGTTTGTTAAATATGTGAAATGACTGATGTCCCAAGAGCATGTATTCACATAGGTGTAATCATGAAATACtgagaagtgaaggaaatgtaAACAGGGGTTATTGATCCAAGTAATATAGATTAAATAAACATGTTTTCCACCTGAAATCCTCTGAAGTGTCCGCCTGGAAGGATCCATTCTGTAGCGAACTGAACCAATACGAAATATTCGTTCTCCTACACAATCAACCGCTAATTTCAAAGTCACAGTAACAGAAAAAGATAATATATACATTGAGAATACATAAGTTTTAATAGGAAAATAAAGAGTCTTTGGCATTTTGATGTGGCAAACACTGATGGAAAGCATGCTTCCTACTTTTTGCCTGAGAATTGATACAAGCCTCATCTTCCtgctctctcttcttcctctcaactgCAGCAGCAGCAAGCGTGGCTTCCTAAAACGATCATGAGAAGTTGTAAGAATATTAGTTAAGAAAAACATTATCTACTTGAAATAAAATATACCTAATTTAAACCGAAATTTCATGGAAAAGGGTCAGTGTATCTAACTATCTATCAAAAGCCAAACTAACCTCATTAGCTTTCTTTGAATGCTCCTCAATGGATTTGGACCATTTTAAACTATAACCACCAACACCTAATTCCTTGGATTTCCATAGAGAAACCCCATGGGTTGACCTGGTGTGAACAGTTTTCCTCTTTCTAGACAGTAGCAATTTCTTGCTGAAATTGAAAACTTAATTGACTAAGGAAATTGAATATCATTATCGAACAAGCAAATGGAAGAGAAATacaaaaaaacataaatgaaGCAGTAACAAATGCTCAAGTACCTGATTGCAGATAAGGAAGAACTACTATCGAAGCTTGAAGCAGAATTACGAATGGAGCTTCTTAAATATGTTGTTCTTTTCCATGGACACAAGTGAGGTAAAACCTTTTGATGATGCAATGAGTCGCTATCATTTCTGGACGAATTATTGCCACAAAGTGTCCACACTAATGAAGCATTTGAAGGCTTGCCAGAGCTCCTAGCAACTGCAAATGAACAGTCAAGTCCAATAACAATCATCCCACTATCTGTTATCGTAGTATAGCGTTTTTGGGGCcaaacactccaccccactaCACAGGATGGATTACTATGCTGTTAACacaaaaaacaaataaagaaaataaaaataaaaaggaagCCATACAAGAGAGGCTCAAAAGACTATTTATAGCAACTTGCGAAGCTTGTATTTGGAAGAACATGCAATATCTAAACAAGCATACACGATTTTAAAAAAGACATGAACATGAAACAAATACATTGAGAGTGTGTCTAAAAAGTAGCAACTAGTACTAGACAGGCAAATAGCCAAAGACACCAAAGAAATTACAGTAGTTCTTAACAAATCTACCACATAATTCAAATGAATATATCTACTGGAGCCTCAAGCACAGAGAAGCACACATATTTAAGTTACATCCTTTCAATCCTAATGAAGAGCACAAATTAGGCAACAGAGGAAATTCTTCATGCATACCCTTATATGATCGCCTCTTAATAGACCTCCTGTTGCAAAGAACCTTACTAGCCCCTCGTCCATCAGAATCCACATTGCTATTGGGCATTGCAATTGTCTGGTTGATATGACTTTCAAATGTAGTCCTAACCAATTGATTTTTGCTCCTTTTGTAGTAGCCATTGGAAAAGGCTATTTGGCCCTTTTGATCAGTTGAGACAATATCACAAGAACTTGAAGTTGCAACCAATTGATTTGTTGTGGGCTTCATATATACTATTCTCCTTGCTTTCATAGAAGAAATATTTCCATCATTTGCTTCAACTTGGCTCTCCCCATTGTTAGATAAACCAGGTTGATTGTCAGAAGTTTCAAAATGCTTCAGCGCATCTTCAGAAGACTTTGGTGCATAATTAGCTTCTATAGATTTACTAGGATCTGATAAATTTTCACAGCAACCGCTGGAAGGAGGGTTTACCAATGGGGAAGTTATATTTTCCTGTGATTTGT
This is a stretch of genomic DNA from Lotus japonicus ecotype B-129 chromosome 1, LjGifu_v1.2. It encodes these proteins:
- the LOC130733601 gene encoding uncharacterized protein LOC130733601, yielding MAPRGRPPKKNRVVGTTRMDAALDAMLQYGFEKRLVRETVQELLDVYEGNQGWPFIEDASYKLLIETILGKQQNSEPDKEDSLQDNARRHDVAETSRNTEVGSSDMVAQDSSLATARITEIGSSSLVAQDSLLLTARITEIGSSSLVAHDSLLQTNDGLDSASQTNDQDSASPGKLFFFEMSPGKLETDKPVPTNRGGNEPGMRAECKTEQKLVDDVKRSSHSKFASNAESTVVRDSGIESSKTPENVPCRRRKPFHGLIGSNGDGDGGGLVYFALPPLHKQIELLTRCAPRSVRSRRRKSRWDEKPDGIE
- the LOC130733602 gene encoding uncharacterized protein LOC130733602 isoform X2 is translated as MHLSCFSNIMTAKVIDDKDVDNSVTDNMNKKSVSRERRVRNRKAKRNDFRLQELQPSQNKTPKSARRGRKKGKKGSGQKGSYANQPVSFVSSGRIIQSETVEVTAVDSQETDGTDKKGISITSSANIGSFEVHTNGFGSKMMAKMGYVEGEGLGKNGQGMAQPIEVIQRPKSLGLGVPATEPARRSKSSRIGTSEKHTRTEPPRSMSSGICAFEKHTKGFGSKMMAKMGFVDGSGLGRDSQGITIPLSAVRRPKSRGLGSKGNDDLIEDFPDAISDMYSKGMTSEVLDRRTSEFTAIHEESSCAYEENPNRISAVELDSDLHTSSMQHTKQILKSDHAIGHGPIMKNIMPEPSQVYSKVATQGLNTYCSEFNWSRSQPGVIPKTFQGHPFTFLKSKTSVSSAPISKPRTWHRSGNNPTTSLPRIKPLAGTAPPKRPILEGKGNFQNTSTSYIRKGNSLVRKPSPVSALSQIFSVNQSPARSESRAGVIDRPMYLKTGETNTTQEGPRTPSLPIDNKSQENITSPLVNPPSSGCCENLSDPSKSIEANYAPKSSEDALKHFETSDNQPGLSNNGESQVEANDGNISSMKARRIVYMKPTTNQLVATSSSCDIVSTDQKGQIAFSNGYYKRSKNQLVRTTFESHINQTIAMPNSNVDSDGRGASKVLCNRRSIKRRSYKVARSSGKPSNASLVWTLCGNNSSRNDSDSLHHQKVLPHLCPWKRTTYLRSSIRNSASSFDSSSSLSAISKKLLLSRKRKTVHTRSTHGVSLWKSKELGVGGYSLKWSKSIEEHSKKANEEATLAAAAVERKKREQEDEACINSQAKRERIFRIGSVRYRMDPSRRTLQRISGSAARRAYVPRRLVIGNDEYVRIGNGNQLIRDPKKRTRKLANEKVRWSLHTARQRFARKQKYCQFFTRFGKCNKDGGKCPYIHDPSKVAVCTKFLNGLCSTPNCKLTHKVIQERMPDCSYFFQGLCTNRNCPYRHVNVNPKASICEGFLKGYCADGNECLKKHSYVCPTFEATGTCVQGTKCKLHHPKKQSKGKKRKRSEDQNSRGRYFGSIPVDVSEPGMMVAASSHQDLDLEKELSDYISLDVNEEVADMVDQSFEHSEFCDNDSMDLQLDTTDELKPVLIITKLASQAS
- the LOC130733602 gene encoding uncharacterized protein LOC130733602 isoform X1, with protein sequence MHLSCFSNIMTAKVIDDKDVDNSVTDNMNKKSVSRERRVRNRKAKRNDFRLQELQPSQNKTPKSARRGRKKGKKGSGQKGSYANQPVSFVSSGRIIQSETVEVTAVDSQETDGTDKKGISITSSANIGSFEVHTNGFGSKMMAKMGYVEGEGLGKNGQGMAQPIEVIQRPKSLGLGVPATEPARRSKSSRIGTSEKHTRTEPPRSMSSGICAFEKHTKGFGSKMMAKMGFVDGSGLGRDSQGITIPLSAVRRPKSRGLGSKGNDDLIEDFPDAISDMYSKGMTSEVLDRRTSEFTAIHEESSCAYEENPNRISAVELDSDLHTSSMQHTKQILKSDHAIGHGPIMKNIMPEPSQVYSKVATQGLNTYCSEFNWSRSQPGVIPKTFQGHPFTFLKSKTSVSSAPISKPRTWHRSGNNPTTSLPRIKPLAGTAPPKRPILEGKGNFQNTSTSYIRKGNSLVRKPSPVSALSQIFSVNQSPARSESRAGVIDRPMYLKTGETNTTQEGPRTPSLPIDNKSQENITSPLVNPPSSGCCENLSDPSKSIEANYAPKSSEDALKHFETSDNQPGLSNNGESQVEANDGNISSMKARRIVYMKPTTNQLVATSSSCDIVSTDQKGQIAFSNGYYKRSKNQLVRTTFESHINQTIAMPNSNVDSDGRGASKVLCNRRSIKRRSYKVARSSGKPSNASLVWTLCGNNSSRNDSDSLHHQKVLPHLCPWKRTTYLRSSIRNSASSFDSSSSLSAISKKLLLSRKRKTVHTRSTHGVSLWKSKELGVGGYSLKWSKSIEEHSKKANEEATLAAAAVERKKREQEDEACINSQAKRERIFRIGSVRYRMDPSRRTLQRISDDESLSSASISSGSAARRAYVPRRLVIGNDEYVRIGNGNQLIRDPKKRTRKLANEKVRWSLHTARQRFARKQKYCQFFTRFGKCNKDGGKCPYIHDPSKVAVCTKFLNGLCSTPNCKLTHKVIQERMPDCSYFFQGLCTNRNCPYRHVNVNPKASICEGFLKGYCADGNECLKKHSYVCPTFEATGTCVQGTKCKLHHPKKQSKGKKRKRSEDQNSRGRYFGSIPVDVSEPGMMVAASSHQDLDLEKELSDYISLDVNEEVADMVDQSFEHSEFCDNDSMDLQLDTTDELKPVLIITKLASQAS